AGAAAAAAAGAGGGGAGCATGATAGGAAGCATGGTGTCATTGCCATAGCAACGGGGTCTGTGTTCAGCAAAACAATCACCATGTCtcacacgtcacacacacacacacacacacacacacacaagaagtcaaacagcagaaatgttttttatgttttatttttctacacATTTAATCCAAGATAATGATcattgtgtaataaataaataaaggcaataCTCTGTatctgcgcgcacacacacacacacacacacacacagtgtttataacACACTCTGATACATGGACAGATGTTTAATATTCCAACAGCATTAACCCTAATATAATCCTATACAGGACACACAGTTATAAACACATCACTGACACTCAGATTATCTGTAGGTTTAGTGtagattagtgtgtgtgtgtgtgtgtgtgtgtgtgtgtgcgcttgtgtgCGGTGGTGAGCAGGAATATTTATATCCAGGTTAACAGGAATTGCACAATATGTGATGAAGTGTTCACACTTTCTcctaaaacaacacaaataacatcataaaataaacattacaataaaataaaataaaataaaataaaataattattcacTGTTATTCGGGTAGCGGGGGGTGAGAGGGTTTGTCCAGAAGTTCTTCAGACAGTCCTGAgtgtagagagtgtgtgtgtgtgtgtgtgtgtgtgtgtgtgtgtgtgtgtgtgtgtgtgtgtgtgtgtgtgtgtcctcaggtCACTGGCCTGACTTCCTGGTGGTGACGACTCGCCTCTTGGCCTGATAGAAATCTGAGGAACAGAAACAGGATGGAGATTTAAAACCATGAGTTCTGAACTActcacaaaataaaactaaCTATTTTGTCTGCTTTATAAACAATTTATaggcatgaacacacacacacacacacacacacacacacacacacacacacacactctcacacacacgtaccTGTGATGTTGGTCTGTTTCCtcttcagtgtgtgtttctctgcacCTTCACATCGCTCAGGTGTTTTAGGAACGTCCTCCTCCCCGAGATCGGACGCTGGTCCCGCCCCTTTTGGTCGAGGAACTGGCCCTACTGTGCAATCATGGTAAAGAGAAGGAACTCGAGCCTCAGGAAGCGCCACCCACTCGATGTCTCCTCCCACCTGTGGTTTGTTGGCAATGAAGTCAAAGTTCCAGCGGCGTGAAGCGTCCTGAAGCTCCGCCCTCATCAGCAGTGTGTAGTCACGCTGCAGCTCCTCATGATCCACTGAACCGAACAAACACCGCCGAGCAGATCCACCAACACCACCCTCAACACCACCTCTACACAATGTCGCCAACACCGgcgatgacatcatcacacactgagagagagagatgttccaCAGTttaaactctcacacacagtgacagaaaaagaaaattatacagaaataaaaattaaatacaaaaaatttaactgaataaaaaaaaccctgaaagtgTATCAcagtaaaaacatttcaaaattacacacacacacacacacacacacacacacacacacattctgaatAACAGtttcctacaacacacacatttaagatGTGACGCTGTGAGAGTAAAAGTGCACATGATGATAAAAGCATTAAACATCACTgccataattaaatgaataacaacaacaacaacaacaaccagggTGATAAACAAAATCCCAGAGAAATTCTACACATCATCTCATCACTAACAGCAGAAACACAAATTCTACAATAAGTCTCAAATAAATTATGGAGAGTAAATTATTTCTGCGGAATCAGACAGAAATCTAATCAGAGGAACATGCTCAGACATCTCACCATCAGCTCAGCCTGGATCAGACTGAAGGTGTtggtgtgagcgtgtgtgtgtacccagacacactcactcatggacacactcactgacacacacacacacacacacacacacactctcactaacacacacactcactcatgcacacactcactgacacacacgcacgcacacacacacacacactctcactaacacacacactcactgacacacacatgcaagtacacacacactcactaacgcacacacacacacacacacactcactaacgcacacactcactcatggacacactcactgacacacacacgcacgcgcacacacacacactcatgcacacactcactcatgcgcacacacacacattaacattttacatttattcacttagcagacgcttttatccaaagcgacttacaaatgagtgtacacacacacacacacacacacacacacacactgctcaggGTTTAGCTGACTGTGTCACATGTCCGGGCAAAACGGCTCTAACAACAAGTACAGGCATGTTCTCTACAGAGCACTGAGAAGGAAACAGACAGCAgggggcaccacacacacacacacacacacacacacacacacacacacactttaatgaCACCTGTTTATAATCCAATAcagaataatgaaattaaagaacgagttttatcatttttatgtcatttgaataaatgtaacattttaaaaacaaagccTATTCATTTGTAAAGTACTGGCCACGCCCACTTGTTTTACTTTAGTTCCAGTCATGGTACACTTCATACTCTTTTCTAAAATGAAAATCttattcactgattcaaacttTAAAGTGGGATTAAACTGGTTGTGTAGTAAAAGGAATCAGTCAGAGTCTCACTCCTGACTTCAGTCATAACACAACTTCACTCCAGGAATCTTTCATTTTCCGCAAACGGTCTAATATCTGCTGCGATTTCACACACATGTAAATCAAGACTCATATTAATCCCTAACCTCTACTAAATTTgaatttttataattaattaatacaaatacaaagaaaCAATAAAGGTTAAATCATAATCTTCGGAATGGTTTCAATTTGCTTCTGCTGTGTATAACAgcccaataaaaaaataactgttgtctgattggtcagaaaatgtCAACACTTTCCTCAGGTATGTCagactgtgtgcgtgtgtctagCTGGTGGTCAGCATAGGAAAATTACCACACTGATCACCTCACTAATCACCACTAATCACCTCATTAATCACCTCTTTAATCACCCCAATAATCACCGCACTAATCACCTCATTAATCACCTCATTAATCACCACTATTCACTTAATTAATCACCCCAATAATCACCTCACTAATCACCTCAATAATCACCTCATTAATCACCACTAATCACCTCATTAATAACCTCACTAATCACCTGATTAATCACCACTAATCACCTCATTAATCTGCCCATTAATCACCTCATTAATCACCACTAATCACCTCATTAATCACAACTAATCACCTTACTAATCACCTCATTAATCATCTCACTATTCACCTCACTAATCACCTCATTAAGCACCTCACTAATCACCTCATTAATCATCTCACTAATCACCTCATTAAGCACCTCACTAATCACCTCATTAATCATCTCACTATTCACCTCATTAATCACCTCACTAATCACCTGATGAATCACCTCATTAATCACCTCACTAATCACCTCATTAATCACCCCACTAATCACCTCATTAATCACCTCA
This window of the Ictalurus furcatus strain D&B chromosome 21, Billie_1.0, whole genome shotgun sequence genome carries:
- the cdkn1a gene encoding cyclin-dependent kinase inhibitor 1, yielding MMSSPVLATLCRGGVEGGVGGSARRCLFGSVDHEELQRDYTLLMRAELQDASRRWNFDFIANKPQVGGDIEWVALPEARVPSLYHDCTVGPVPRPKGAGPASDLGEEDVPKTPERCEGAEKHTLKRKQTNITDFYQAKRRVVTTRKSGQ